A region from the Cannabis sativa cultivar Pink pepper isolate KNU-18-1 chromosome 9, ASM2916894v1, whole genome shotgun sequence genome encodes:
- the LOC133031316 gene encoding uncharacterized protein LOC133031316, whose amino-acid sequence MEMFREGGSTSRPPMLEGANYPYLKTKMRAFLRAVNERVWMAIEDGWTCPTMMDNGVTKPKPTSLWTPDEMERANFNSKAMHALFNAVSTNQLKVIGNCEMAKEAWEKLRIKNEGTDAVKKSRLRALAKAFEDLSMEEEETVVEFHAKLCDISNESYALGKTYSNAKLVRKVLGVLPRRFMSKVTSIEEMRNVEELDLDELIGSLQNYEMSLTRWKKEKKKMDVNKEKGDNNIAFIHKEENKSIPDLSAGFSNEAVDLLTKNYAKFLKKKYKKLCSEGKKNASKINPLGNFWPGQQPSDNKSMGIQCRECDGFGHIQAECANTLKNKKSLIATWSDSDEEKDSIASKSSNEDKQVVAFMAQSHQSVESEDDGVSTVSEVDSNGRQNAYEEMFAQWEYMTKQIRGLNSAKEQIESEKVKLEDTVKNLNKLLDEKDNEIYKLSAELIKAKQALEFIPPGTTAINQTLQLQKPYGDRTSIGYKMLYKQGDNLGVEESITPVINLDKKDDKQSSFPSTPQSSDPTGKFHVPSGPTKVKLEGRRIAPENISQMERFIPVCHFCNRRGHIRPRCYKLQNYLKAMINRPMSFQKPNKTQKEGSQCEWRLRADRESNVGLVAQVSLFAFLEGQWYLDSGCSRHMTGNKKLLVNYKKAKEGVVTFGDGNKGHIIGKGDLVMSRAAPLTEVLYVKGLKANLKSIGQLCDANYTVIFSKTHCLVSFDGCSVLTGKRSSDGSYLLDNVVLCNSASLDKSDIGDFTAIPKVLTKRNKSVKSSPRLSRAHSLLLVLWYGLLNLILLNLGFKQRNNDVFVLVYAGFDHVVHRTPLLQKKYDTHMICCLVFLIACLCVFMCDNEVSQTFLKMHVDSKYIDNGYHFLELVE is encoded by the coding sequence ATGGAGATGTTCAGAGAAGGAGGATCCACATCACGACCCCCAATGCTGGAAGGTGCTAATTACCCATACTTGAAAACCAAAATGCGAGCATTCTTAAGGGCGGTGAATGAAAGAGTTTGGATGGCCATAGAAGATGGTTGGACATGCCCAACGATGATGGATAACGGTGTCACCAAACCAAAACCTACGAGCTTGTGGACTCCAGATGAGATGGAGAGGGCCAATTTTAATTCGAAGGCCATGCATGCTTTGTTCAATGCAGTGTCCACAAATCAATTGAAGGTCATTGGAAACTGTGAGATGGCCAAAGAGGCTTGGGAAAAACTACGAATTAAAAATGAAGGAACGGATGCTGTAAAGAAATCCCGTCTTCGTGCTTTGGCAAAAGCGTTTGAAGATTTATCaatggaggaagaagaaacggtGGTTGAGTTCCATGCTAAATTGTGTGACATATCAAATGAATCTTATGCTTTGGGAAAGACTTATTCTAATGCAAAGCTAGTTCGTAAAGTCCTTGGAGTTCTACCTAGGAGATTTATGTCTAAAGTAACCTCCATTGAAGAAATGAGAAACGTGGAGGAACTGGATCTTGATGAACTGATTGGATCCTTGCAGAATTATGAAATGTCATTAACAAggtggaagaaagaaaaaaagaagatggATGTGAACAAAGAAAAAGGGGACAACAATATTGCGTTCATTCACAAAGAAGAAAATAAGTCTATCCCAGATTTGTCTGCTGGTTTCTCAAATGAAGCTGTAGATTTGCTGACCAAGAACTATGcaaaattcttgaaaaagaaGTACAAGAAACTGTGTTCCGAAGGTAAGAAAAATGCTTCCAAAATAAATCCTCTTGGGAACTTCTGGCCTGGTCAGCAACCCAGTGACAATAAGAGCATGGGCATTCAATGTAGAGAATGTGATGGGTTCGGACACATTCAGGCCGAGTGTGCTAACACTCTCAAAAATAAGAAATCCCTTATTGCCACCTGGAGCGATAGTGACGAAGAAAAAGACTCTATTGCAAGCAAAAGTTCTAATGAGGATAAACAGGTAGTGGCTTTCATGGCTCAAAGTCATCAGTCTGTTGAATCTGAGGATGATGGAGTCTCCACTGTGTCTGAAGTCGACAGTAATGGAAGACAAAATGCATATGAAGAGATGTTTGCTCAATGGGAATATATGACCAAGCAGATTAGAGGTCTGAATAGTGCCAAGGAGCAGATAGAGTCTGAAAAAGTCAAGTTGGAGGACACTGTTAAGAATCTCAACAAACTTCTTGATGAGAAGGACAATGAGATCTACAAGCTTTCAGCTGAACTCATAAAAGCTAAACAGGCTTTAGAGTTTATCCCTCCAGGAACGACTGCCATCAATCAAactcttcaacttcaaaaaccTTATGGTGATCGAACCTCTATCGGATACAAGATGTTGTATAAGCAAGGAGATAACTTGGGGGTAGAAGAGTCCATTACACCAGTGATCAACCTAGACAAAAAGGATGACAAGCAATCATCATTTCCCTCGACACCTCAGTCCTCAGACCCCACTGGAAAATTCCATGTTCCATCTGGACCTACCAAGGTGAAGTTAGAAGGAAGAAGAATTGCCCCGGAGAATATATCTCAGATGGAGAGATTCATCCCAGTGTGTCACTTCTGTAACAGGAGGGGTCATATTCGACCCAGATGCTATAAGCTGCAGAACTACTTGAAAGCTATGATCAATCGACCTATGAGTTTTCAAAAACCCAATAAAACTCAAAAGGAAGGATCTCAGTGTGAGTGGAGATTGAGGGCTGATCGTGAATCGAATGTTGGGTTGGTAGCTCAAGTTTCACTGTTTGCATTTCTGGAAGGACAGTGGTACTTGGATAGTGGTTGCTCTCGACACATGACAGGCAACAAGAAATTGTTAGTCAATTACAAAAAAGCAAAGGAGGGAGTTGTCACTTTTGGTGATGGAAATAAGGGCCATATTATTGGAAAAGGAGACTTGGTGATGAGTAGAGCTGCACCTCTTACTGAAGTACTGTATGTGAAAGGACTCAAGGCAAATCTGAAAAGCATCggtcaactttgtgatgcaaATTACActgtaattttttctaaaacTCATTGTTTAGTTTCATTTGATGGGTGCTCAGTCTTAACAGGGAAGAGATCTAGTGATGGTAGTTATTTGTTGGACAATGTTGTCCTATGTAATAGTGCATCATTAGATAAATCAGATATTGGAGACTTTACTGCTATTCCAAAAGTTTTAACCAAAAGAAATAAGAGTGTTAAATCATCACCCCGTCTTTCAAGAGCTCATTCACTATTATTAGTGCTATGGTATGGTCTTCTAAACCTTATACTGTTGAATCTTGGGTTTAAACAAAGAAATAATGATGTTTTTGTCCTAGTGTATGCTGGTTTTGATCATGTTGTACATCGTACTCCATTGCTTCAAAAGAAATATGATACACACATGATATGTTGTCTAGTGTTCCTCATTGCTTGTTTATGTGTCTTCATGTGTGATAATGAAGTTTCACAAACATTTCTCAAAATGCACGTTGACTCAAAATATATAGATAACGGATATCATTTTTTAGAATTGGTTGAGTAA